A window of the Methanomassiliicoccales archaeon genome harbors these coding sequences:
- a CDS encoding thiolase domain-containing protein translates to MRKPVIIGVGLTPVGEHWRLGLRDLAVEALLNAMEDAGVDKVDSLYVGNMASGSFVEQENLGALIADWAGLGNIPAVKVEAACASGGAAVQEGVKAVMSGLEDVVAVVGVEKMTDAWPSDATRYLAYAADAEWELFHGVSFVALNALAMRLYMKEYGYTEEDLALFAVNAHANGAKNPYAMFKKPITVETVIKSPYVADPIKLFDASPIADGAAAVIITTEDKAKEFVDKAKMVEVAGMGRAIDTINLANRKDFLILKAAKVAAERAYRMAGISANDIDFFEVHDAFTIMAALSLESIGVAERGKGAMLAKEGQIAIDGDYPIQTLGGLKARGHPVGATGVYQTVEAVWQLRGEAPNQVPDAEIGLTQNIGGTGSNITVTLLRRV, encoded by the coding sequence GCTGGTGTCGATAAAGTAGATTCACTCTATGTTGGAAACATGGCATCAGGTTCATTCGTCGAGCAGGAGAACCTTGGAGCATTAATTGCTGATTGGGCAGGCCTTGGAAATATCCCTGCCGTTAAAGTTGAAGCTGCATGTGCTTCTGGAGGGGCCGCCGTTCAAGAGGGAGTAAAAGCTGTTATGAGTGGCCTTGAAGATGTCGTTGCCGTTGTAGGTGTTGAAAAGATGACAGATGCATGGCCAAGTGATGCTACAAGATACCTCGCTTATGCAGCAGATGCAGAGTGGGAGCTCTTCCATGGGGTAAGCTTTGTTGCTTTAAACGCTCTCGCCATGAGGCTCTACATGAAAGAATACGGCTACACAGAAGAAGATCTAGCATTATTTGCAGTTAATGCTCATGCAAACGGTGCCAAGAACCCATATGCAATGTTCAAAAAGCCAATAACAGTTGAGACTGTTATAAAGAGCCCCTATGTGGCAGATCCAATAAAACTCTTTGATGCCTCCCCAATAGCCGATGGGGCCGCTGCGGTAATAATAACTACAGAAGATAAGGCCAAGGAATTTGTAGATAAAGCAAAGATGGTTGAAGTTGCAGGGATGGGAAGGGCAATAGACACGATAAATCTTGCAAACAGAAAAGATTTCTTGATTTTAAAGGCTGCAAAGGTTGCCGCAGAGAGAGCTTACAGAATGGCTGGAATTAGTGCTAATGACATAGACTTTTTTGAAGTTCATGATGCATTCACTATTATGGCTGCGTTAAGTTTAGAATCCATAGGAGTAGCCGAAAGAGGAAAAGGTGCAATGCTTGCAAAAGAAGGACAGATAGCCATAGATGGAGACTATCCAATTCAAACGTTAGGTGGCTTAAAAGCAAGAGGTCATCCAGTAGGGGCAACTGGAGTTTATCAAACTGTTGAGGCAGTTTGGCAGCTTAGGGGAGAAGCTCCAAATCAAGTGCCAGATGCAGAAATTGGATTGACTCAAAACATCGGTGGGACTGGTTCAAACATAACTGTAACCTTATTAAGGAGGGTTTGA
- a CDS encoding GNAT family N-acetyltransferase: protein MDVEENKHNNNKIKIEKLKRMDQETLETLVGIYMRGYEGMREYGGEGESYAKRYLRWCWSKASDGFFVAKDRDRIVGFIVCDNDWHSRYENTIVGAIHEFVVDKGYQGKNVGKKLIDRCLEYLSKYNNRIELWVGEKNKKAIEFYEKLGFKVVGKSGVWVRMIKDLKIESNAQTKENQQRQ from the coding sequence ATGGATGTAGAAGAGAACAAGCACAATAACAACAAAATCAAGATAGAGAAGCTCAAGAGAATGGATCAAGAGACTCTTGAAACCCTCGTAGGGATTTATATGCGAGGTTACGAAGGGATGAGAGAATACGGTGGTGAAGGCGAAAGTTATGCCAAGCGATACCTTCGCTGGTGCTGGAGCAAGGCCAGTGATGGATTCTTTGTTGCAAAGGACAGGGATAGAATAGTGGGTTTTATTGTATGCGATAATGATTGGCATAGTCGGTATGAAAACACGATTGTGGGAGCTATCCATGAGTTCGTAGTTGACAAAGGCTATCAAGGAAAAAATGTTGGAAAGAAATTGATAGATAGGTGTTTAGAATACCTAAGCAAATACAACAACAGAATAGAGTTATGGGTCGGAGAAAAGAACAAAAAAGCAATAGAATTTTACGAGAAACTTGGCTTTAAAGTTGTTGGCAAGAGTGGGGTCTGGGTGAGGATGATAAAAGATCTAAAGATAGAATCAAATGCTCAAACAAAAGAAAACCAACAAAGACAATAA
- a CDS encoding DMT family transporter — MNVIPGVVLAISAAFSLALASVFSKILMKIITPFAINIIRLILGGVFYFVAILYLGFPSFSREIWVILILSGILGFTVADWMFLEGINYLGVSRASLLVTLHPILTMFIAHFTLGRPLTLSLVAGAGTIICAVILITTETSSRSELNWKGITFVFLAQLIWTGTIVIMDWLIEDLSAFVVIGFRIGFAGLASLVLLFKVGNEFKKLSKEGWMLIFVTTLLGVILGQYFFAQAIKLMGSSIATPLMESTPILSSVMAVILLKERFSRRLLYALILTSLGVLLIAL, encoded by the coding sequence ATGAATGTAATACCTGGTGTAGTGCTGGCAATCTCGGCGGCTTTTTCATTGGCCTTGGCCTCTGTGTTTTCTAAAATACTGATGAAAATTATAACTCCCTTTGCCATAAATATAATTAGGCTTATACTAGGTGGTGTTTTTTATTTTGTGGCAATTTTGTATCTTGGATTTCCTTCTTTTAGTCGGGAGATATGGGTCATCTTAATACTTTCAGGAATTTTAGGATTCACTGTGGCAGATTGGATGTTCCTTGAGGGAATAAACTACCTCGGGGTTTCAAGAGCCTCCCTACTGGTAACTCTTCATCCAATATTAACAATGTTTATTGCTCATTTTACCTTAGGTAGACCCCTTACTTTAAGCTTGGTTGCAGGGGCAGGTACTATAATATGTGCCGTGATCCTAATAACTACGGAAACTTCATCCCGCAGTGAATTAAACTGGAAGGGAATTACATTTGTTTTCTTAGCTCAACTCATATGGACTGGAACAATTGTTATAATGGACTGGCTTATAGAGGATCTTAGTGCTTTTGTGGTCATAGGATTCAGAATAGGTTTTGCAGGTCTTGCTTCTCTTGTTTTGTTATTTAAAGTCGGAAATGAATTCAAGAAATTAAGCAAAGAAGGTTGGATGTTGATCTTTGTGACAACTCTTTTGGGAGTGATACTTGGACAGTACTTTTTTGCCCAAGCTATTAAGCTGATGGGATCGAGCATAGCAACACCACTGATGGAATCCACCCCAATATTATCCTCTGTGATGGCGGTAATTCTATTAAAAGAGAGATTTTCAAGAAGACTGTTGTATGCACTGATTTTGACATCTTTGGGTGTTCTACTAATTGCTCTCTGA
- a CDS encoding Zn-ribbon domain-containing OB-fold protein: MGRPMQVARYWRHFKEKYRLIGGKCKSCGHVHFPKRPLCPECGSQEIEEFQFSGRGKVVSWTIVRNPPSGYEYYKPYPVALIELEEGPVVLAQLTDIDPEKIDFGMEVEMVTRKIREFDEDGIILYGYKFRPPIK, translated from the coding sequence ATGGGGAGACCAATGCAAGTTGCAAGGTATTGGAGACATTTTAAGGAAAAGTACCGTCTCATTGGAGGCAAATGCAAGAGCTGTGGTCACGTTCACTTCCCAAAAAGACCTTTATGTCCTGAATGTGGAAGTCAGGAGATAGAGGAATTCCAGTTCAGTGGAAGAGGTAAAGTAGTTAGCTGGACGATAGTGAGAAACCCACCAAGCGGTTATGAGTACTACAAGCCCTATCCTGTAGCTCTAATTGAGTTGGAAGAGGGGCCAGTGGTTTTGGCTCAGCTCACAGACATTGATCCAGAAAAAATAGACTTTGGAATGGAAGTAGAAATGGTCACAAGAAAGATAAGAGAGTTCGATGAAGACGGAATAATTCTCTATGGTTACAAGTTTAGGCCTCCGATAAAGTGA